In a single window of the Lodderomyces elongisporus chromosome 4, complete sequence genome:
- the ssr3 gene encoding SWI/SNF and RSC complex subunit Ssr3 (BUSCO:EOG09262IY3): MSQRNGLPTVSYSPTDITIPQSIYDKIPNLEDYKNLKEAERKIDLLIARKALDFQAIQQKTIHPFEYKSNTGLLRVFVYNTCENQPWQKQLQQQQQQQQQQQQQTEYVPDPNAEPTWTLRVEGKFIGDNKVEATESSRLKFSTFLSAASIDLLPNEHYPNLEESQQNIIEWRDDGSNNAMRNPSIDTSFDGLDVKRNGLHNIKVKIALLLKSYSSKLQLSDEMAQFIGKTECTQQEAMYTIWIYVLWNKLLKNTEEYMHVPAVENHSMSSSDKSGAGAGVGAGVGVGVGVGAGAGVAGTGSGDINNDFSLTVADDTLFELLKVREFTFKDLYRLIQPHFKPREPVMIEYEVDTRTSNTLGNLIVDIPVELPINLSQAQKELLELNKSAFETLSQHDAMIEKLNQKISLAIIALRNANSREIFFSELSKDPVGFIQKWLETQSETLKALKSDEGYDEEVVRRAQYFIDNEDMIKEKIDLLFGASKF, translated from the coding sequence ATGTCGCAAAGAAATGGATTGCCCACCGTCTCATACTCCCCAACGGATATAACTATACCTCAGTCTATCTATGATAAAATCCCGAATCTCGAAGATtacaaaaatttgaaagaaGCCGAACGAAAGATTGATTTACTTATTGCCAGAAAGGCACTCGATTTCCAAGCCATTCAACAAAAGACCATTCACCCATTTGAGTACAAGTCAAATACGGGATTGTTGAGAGTGTTTGTGTACAATACTTGTGAGAACCAACCTTGGCAGAAACagttgcaacaacaacaacaacaacaacaacaacagcaacagcaaacTGAATATGTGCCTGATCCTAATGCCGAACCAACGTGGACTTTGAGAGTAGAGGGTAAATTCATTGGTGACAATAAAGTTGAAGCTACAGAGTCGAGTAGATTAAAGTTTAGCACATTTTTATCAGCGGCATCAATAGATTTACTTCCCAATGAACACTATCCGAACCTAGAGGAATCACAACAAAATATTATAGAATGGAGAGATGATGGATCTAATAATGCAATGCGAAATCCATCAATCGATACAAGCTTTGATGGTCTCGACGTGAAAAGAAATGGCCTTCACAATATTAAAGTAAAGATTGCGCTACTACTTAAAAGTTACTCGTCAAAGTTGCAGTTGTCAGATGAGATGGCTCAATTCATTGGAAAGACAGAGTGCACTCAACAAGAGGCCATGTACACAATATGGATCTATGTTTTGTGGAataaacttttgaaaaacacCGAGGAGTATATGCACGTTCCTGCTGTTGAAAATCACAGTATGTCTCTGAGCGACAAGTCCGGAGCAGGTGCTGGCGTAGGTGCTGGAGTTGGAGTTGGAGTTGGAGTTGGTGCGGGTGCGGGAGTTGCAGGTACAGGTTCTGGGGATATAAACAACGATTTCTCGCTAACTGTTGCCGATGACACGTTGTTTGAGTTATTGAAAGTGCGCGAGTTTACGTTCAAAGACTTGTACAGGCTCATACAACCACATTTCAAACCCCGAGAGCCAGTGATGATTGAATATGAAGTAGATACGAGAACTTCCAATACTTTGGGAAACTTGATTGTGGATATCCCAGTGGAATTGCCAATCAATCTTTCGCAAGCGCAGAAGGAATTATTAGAGCTTAACAAGAGTGCGTTTGAGACATTATCTCAACACGATGCAATGATTGAAAAGCTTAACCAAAAGATATCGCTTGCTATCATTGCCTTGCGAAACGCTAATTCAAGGGAAATATTTTTCAGTGAATTAAGCAAGGATCCAGTTGGATTCATACAGAAATGGTTGGAAACTCAATCTGAGACATTGAAGGCATTAAAGAGTGATGAAGGATACGACGAGGAGGTTGTTAGAAGAGCTCAATATTTCATCGACAATGAAGATATGATTAAAGAGAAAATCGACCTTTTATTCGGAGCAAGTAAGTTTTAG
- the OLE2 gene encoding stearoyl-CoA desaturase: protein MNGTANTIKNEADERMPNHGQDKGQSQSQDQGQGKGQSQGQSQGQKTMKIQRRKVASSSHQSSSPHNLLNQAQKLKKTRIHEIKKKRRDFVRRINYVHLLTVVILPFLALSYILYSGESILPANQKTMYFTIIYYNITMLAFTSGYHKYFAHNSFKVKFGALKYFFAVFGSSCGLGSIRWWASLHRAHHRFTEDTERDPYSIKRGFIFSHYGWLLKKPKVTTFYDNFISQEFPLSDQRTDEELKHLEYTLQNEVAEMGNNDHDTSDEVSREDYDESTQSLLAWQQRTYPIWFLTTTLLIPIIITKFLCHDSMVHGLLYPGILRMFLCQQSLLSTESICHLKRIQVTIPTQPFNDKNSSQNCLNPLVALLTYGQSQQNFHHEFPHDYRCDNGFFTYDPTKWFIWTMEKLGIVHELCRTPDNLVVHLNLQQQQRVINRTKSQLNWGTPISKLPLISPKDFKNIIASSSNKDRIYIVIQSIIHDITPFMDQHPGGVPLLKASHGKDATKAFYGGVYGHSTAAINLLATMRIGILNNGNDEEVWKRVVKEEGEVEDESGSRTGQAQYRTAEAA from the coding sequence ATGAATGGAACAGCTAATACCATCAAGAATGAGGCTGATGAGCGAATGCCAAACCATGGCCAAGATAAAggtcaaagtcaaagtcaaGATCAAGGACAGGGTAAGGGTCAGAGTCAGGGTCAGAGTCAGGGTCAGAAAACCATGAAGATTCAGCGACGCAAAGTTGCAAGCTCGTCCCATCAATCTTCATCACCTCACAATTTACTAAATCAGGctcaaaaattaaaaaagacaagaatTCATGAGattaagaagaaaagacgTGATTTCGTACGGCGAATCAACTATGTTCACCTTTTAACGGTTGTAATTCTTCCCTTTTTGGCATTATCCTATATACTTTATAGCGGAGAAAGCATTCTACCTGCTAATCAAAAAACAATGTATTTCACAATAATTTACTACAACATTACAATGCTTGCATTTACATCGGGATATCACAAGTATTTTGCGCACAATTCGTTTAAAGTGAAATTTGGAGCGTTGAAGTATTTTTTTGCGGTATTTGGCAGCAGCTGTGGATTGGGCTCCATACGGTGGTGGGCTTCCTTGCACAGAGCACACCATCGTTTTACCGAAGATACTGAGCGTGATCCATATCTGATTAAACGGGGTTTTATCTTTAGCCATTATGGCTGGTTATTGAAGAAGCCCAAGGTGACAACGTTTTATGATAATTTTATCAGTCAGGAATTCCCGTTATCAGATCAAAGAACAGATGAGGAGCTTAAACATTTGGAATACACGTTGCAGAACGAAGTGGCTGAAATGGGCAATAATGATCATGATACATCAGATGAAGTCTCCCGAGAGGATTATGATGAGAGCACGCAATCTTTGTTAGCATGGCAACAACGCACATACCCCATATGGTTCTTAACTACCACATTGCTTATCCCGATAATCATTACAAAGTTTTTGTGTCATGATTCTATGGTGCACGGATTGTTGTATCCAGGAATTCTTCGTATGTTTCTATGTCAGCAATCACTACTCAGTACTGAATCTATTTGCCATTTGAAGCGGATTCAAGTTACTATTCCAACACAACCATTCAACGATAAAAACTCATCACAGAATTGTCTCAATCCTTTAGTTGCATTGCTTACGTATGGGCAGTCACAACAAAATTTTCATCACGAGTTTCCACATGACTACAGATGTGATAATGGTTTTTTCACTTATGACCCAACAAAGTGGTTTATATGGACGATGGAGAAATTGGGTATTGTGCATGAGTTGTGCCGCACGCCAGACAACTTAGTGGTGCATCTtaatcttcaacaacagcagcgtGTAATCAACCGCACAAAGAGTCAGCTTAATTGGGGTACTCCAATCTCGAAACTACCACTTATCTCACCAAAAGATTTCAAGAATATAATCGCGTCGTCTTCAAATAAAGATCGAATCTATATCGTGATTCAAAGTATAATACATGATATTACCCCCTTTATGGACCAACACCCTGGAGGCGTTCCTCTTTTGAAAGCTTCGCATGGGAAGGATGCTACTAAGGCTTTCTATGGTGGAGTGTATGGACACTCAACTGCTGCTATCAACCTATTAGCTACAATGAGAATAGGCATTTTGAACAACGGCAACGACGAAGAAGTTTGGAAACGGGTCGTGAAAGAGGAAGGTGAAGTTGAAGACGAGTCGGGTTCGAGAACCGGACAAGCACAGTATCGTACAGCAGAAGCAGCTTAA
- the ZTA1 gene encoding NADPH:quinone reductase, which produces MSAQTIPKTQKVSLFNEQGDTSKIQYVEDFSTPQISSPTDVIVKNYYAGVNFIEAYFRKGIYPVSSTPYVFGREASGAVVAVGSDVKELSIGDKIAYLSPNTFAQYTKVSASNLKFVKLPSSSNDEDLKIYGSLFLQGLTALTFVNEAYNVKSDDFVLVWAAAGGVGRLIVQLAAQRGAHVIAVASTDEKLQIAKSLGAEYLVNSSSDDVAKRVEEITKGKGVAVSFDSVGKDTFETSLSALARKGHFVSYGNSSGTVTPFPLSRLSPKNIQLARPQLFGYITEKQEWDHYAEELKKLYQSGELKFEVSKVYELKDYQQAAEDLEGRKTTGKLTLKIPE; this is translated from the coding sequence ATGTCTGCTCAAACCATtccaaaaacacaaaaagtTTCCCTTTTCAATGAACAAGGCGACACTTCCAAAATCCAATACGTTGAAGATTTTTCCACTCCACAAATTAGCTCGCCAACGGATGTTATTGTAAAGAACTACTATGCTGGCGTCAATTTCATTGAGGCGTATTTCCGTAAGGGTATTTACCCCGTTTCCTCGACTCCGTATGTGTTTGGTCGTGAAGCTAGTGGtgcagttgttgctgttggaTCCGACGTCAAGGAATTGTCCATCGGCGACAAGATTGCATACTTGTCACCAAATACATTCGCTCAATACACAAAAGTATCTGCAtccaatttgaaatttgtcAAGTTGCCTTCTTCCAGTAATGACGAGGATTTGAAAATCTATGGAAGCTTGTTTTTACAAGGATTGACTGCATTGACATTTGTCAATGAAGCTTATAATGTGAAAAGCGacgattttgttttggtttggGCAGCAGCTGGTGGTGTAGGAAGATTAATTGTGCAATTGGCTGCACAGCGTGGTGCCCATGTTATTGCAGTTGCATCTACTGATGAGAAATTGCAAATTGCCAAGTCTCTTGGTGCAGAGTACCTTGTCAACTCTTCCAGCGATGACGTTGCCAAAAGAGTGGAAGAAATAACCAAAGGCAAAGGTGTTGCAGTATCTTTTGACTCCGTTGGTAAAGACACATTTGAAACCTCATTGAGTGCCTTGGCTAGAAAGGGTCATTTCGTGAGTTATGGTAACTCATCAGGTACTGTTACTCCGTTCCCATTGAGCCGTTTATCACCCAAAAACATTCAATTAGCAAGACCACAATTGTTTGGATACATTACCGAAAAGCAAGAATGGGACCACTATGCTGAAGAATTAAAGAAGTTGTACCAACTGGGGGAGTTGAAGTTTGAAGTGCTGAAAGTTTATGAGTTGAAAGATTATCAACAAGCGGCCGAAGACTtggaaggaagaaagacTACAGGTAAATTGACTTTAAAGATTCCAGAGTAG
- the srk1 gene encoding MAPK-activated protein kinase Srk1 translates to MFENLKAFIRHGKQANDMKKKGLPTTATSPYDSNNNIGQYQSTGTYSTLENPFGSEYQVIDSYNPSDKQYQQYQQQYEQQLQQQEQQQEQQEQKDQQFAQQMGQTSLDQQQQQQQQNGLYSNYGAGYSDITLNDPSSQQQQQQQQQQQQDLHNKVATQMVEEENLQKSKSKKYPNLERYQVLEQMGEGAFSVVYKAIHLPTGKEVAIKILRKFQMDQQQKQSVLKEVTIMRQLKHPNIVRFIEFIDSPIYYYIVQELASGGEIFTSIVKYTYLSEDLSRWIITQVAQAIRYLHEEVGIVHRDIKPENLLFEPIEFKPSVNPVAKLRKSDDPNTKADEGDFTDGVGGGGIGVVKLADFGLSKQIWEHNTKTPCGTVGYTAPEIVRDERYSKEVDMWAMGCVLYTLLCGFPPFYDEKIETLTEKVAKGQFTFLQPWWDEISDGAKNCVSNLLTVDPKKRYTIDDLLQDSWIKQQPKSASSSSTAFNAPVESSAGAHPIQSHNQDPSAGKKYSKKFKAQNPTHHDLYSPAAIALRDAFDISTAVHRMEEEAALSNKNGGIEDLIEEEEEEEEEDVSHSGRVLQHHKRSPESQRIRERNHQQGGSSRIPRSNGNSTNARSHIKMNQNAFDLNLGGASILERRKNKFIPIQSS, encoded by the coding sequence ATGTTTGAGAATTTAAAAGCTTTTATTAGACACGGAAAACAGGCTAATGacatgaaaaagaagggcTTGCCCACAACTGCTACTTCGCCATACGacagcaataacaacatTGGGCAATACCAGTCTACAGGAACTTATTCAACATTGGAGAACCCATTTGGCTCAGAGTATCAGGTTATTGACTCCTACAACCCATCCGACAAGCAATACcaacaataccaacaacaatacgAACAACAgttgcaacaacaagaacaacaacaagaacaacaagaacagaAAGATCAGCAATTTGCTCAGCAAATGGGCCAAACATCCcttgatcaacaacaacaacagcaacaacaaaatggTTTATACAGCAACTACGGAGCAGGATACTCTGACATTACTTTAAATGATCCATctctgcaacaacaacagcaacagcaacaacagcaacagcaagaTCTCCACAATAAAGTTGCCACCCAAATGGTTGAAGAGGAGAATTTGCAGAAAtccaaatcaaaaaagtaCCCCAATTTGGAACGATATCAAGTACTTGAACAAATGGGTGAAGGTGCTTTTTCCGTTGTGTACAAGGCCATACACTTACCTACCGGTAAAGAAGTTGCCATCAAGATTTTGCGTAAATTCCAAATggatcaacaacaaaaacaatctGTCTTGAAGGAAGTAACCATTATGAGACAATTGAAACACCCTAATATTGTTCGCTTTATTGAGTTCATAGACTCACCCATTTATTACTACATTGTCCAGGAATTGGCTTCTGGTGGTGAGATTTTCACCCTGATTGTTAAGTACACATACCTCTCAGAGGACTTGTCGAGATGGATCATTACTCAAGTTGCACAAGCGATTAGGTATTTGCACGAAGAGGTTGGTATCGTGCATCGTGATATCAAGCCCGAAAATTTACTATTTGAGCCGATTGAATTTAAACCAAGTGTTAACCCAGTGGCCAAATTGAGAAAAAGCGATGATCCAAACACCAAAGCGGACGAGGGTGATTTCACAGATGGAGTAGGAGGAGGCGGTATTGGAGTTGTCAAGTTGGCAGATTTTGGATTATCCAAACAGATATGGGAACACAATACAAAGACTCCTTGTGGTACTGTTGGCTATACCGCTCCCGAGATTGTTAGAGATGAACGTTATTCGAAAGAAGTTGATATGTGGGCAATGGGATGTGTTCTCTACACCTTGCTTTGTGGGTTTCCACCATTTTATGacgaaaaaattgaaacgCTTACGGAAAAAGTTGCCAAGGGCCAATTCacttttttgcaaccatgGTGGGACGAAATCAGCGATGGTGCTAAAAATTGTGTAAGCAACTTGTTAACAGTTGACCCTAAAAAAAGGTATACTATTGACGACTTGCTTCAGGACTCATGGATCAAGCAACAACCTAAATCAgcctcatcatcatctacCGCATTTAATGCCCCTGTTGAATCCAGTGCTGGAGCACACCCTATTCAATCACACAATCAAGACCCCAGTGCAGGAAAGAAATACTCCAAAAAGTTTAAAGCACAAAATCCAACACATCATGATCTTTACTCTCCTGCAGCTATTGCATTGAGAGATGCATTTGACATTTCCACCGCAGTACATCGTATGGAGGAAGAGGCTGCATTATCGAACAAGAATGGCGGCATTGAGGATttgattgaagaagaggaagaagaagaagaagaagatgttaGTCATAGTGGCAGAGTGTTGCAGCACCACAAGAGGAGTCCCGAAAGCCAAAGAATCAGAGAGAGAAATCACCAGCAAGGCGGATCTTCTAGAATTCCTAGATCAAACGGCAACAGTACTAATGCAAGAAGCCATATAAAGATGAACCAAAATGCATTTGACTTGAATCTTGGCGGAGCTTCAATCCTTGAgaggaggaaaaataaatttatacCCATCCAGTCTAGCTAG
- the SMF1_2 gene encoding Manganese transporter smf1 has translation MKSIDIADQTTSHRAESILSATSGRDMPAISRVSTKRTSQHATLASPFTNTYTNSEIHSSTTNNTTGTFHSKFGSYASKTKSILKKYSKFIGPGLVVSVSYLDPGNYQTAITAGSSNKYSLLFIIFLSNVIAIFLQSLCIKLGSVTGYDLARCCREYLPKKLNYVLWILAECAIIATDVAEVIGSAIALNILIKVPLPAGVCITIVDVLFVMMTYRADTSSMRFVKIFEYTIGTLVMVVVICFAIQLSQIHADAKEIFRGFVPSKQMFDGNGMTVATSIVGATVMIHSLFLGSGLVQPRLREFDVKNGYVKLEEITSQDVEEKEKDKTSECNERTTSHNDDDNDCGDTSDVSGFSSSPVGVAVAASNIVSEKASNHKVSTYEKEASYFYNEYKPSYQSIKYSLKYSIIELTITLFTIALFVNAAILIVAGATLYGTQEAMDADLYTIHDLISKSIAPAMGTIFMVALLFSGQSAGIVCTIAGQVVSEGHINWTLRPWLRRLITRGISIVPCLIISLCIGRNGMGIALNISQVIISILLPPLTAPLIYFTCSKKIMRVKLGSSDQDESGVEVSDDDDNIEGGGEDHNNDARYKIMTNNWITSIIAVVIWIFVSVLNVYAIYEMAKNGVSG, from the coding sequence ATGAAATCTATTGACATTGCTGATCAGACGACTTCTCATCGTGCAGAATCAATACTTTCTGCAACATCAGGACGAGATATGCCTGCAATCTCCAGGGTCTCAACCAAACGGACGAGTCAACATGCCACCCTTGCATCACCATTTACCAACACCTATACGAACTCTGAGATTCATTCATCAACTACCAATAATACCACAGGTACATTCCATTCCAAGTTTGGGTCCTATGCATCCAAAACTAAATCGATCCTCAAAAAATATTCTAAATTCATCGGACCCGGGCTTGTAGTTTCCGTCAGTTATCTCGATCCAGGTAATTACCAAACTGCAATCACCGCAGGTAGTTCCAACAAGTACTCATtacttttcattatttttctATCCAACGTCATTGCCATCTTCTTACAAAGTCTTTGCATCAAACTCGGTAGTGTTACCGGCTACGACCTCGCACGCTGCTGCCGCGAATACCTCCCCAAGAAATTGAACTATGTCTTGTGGATTCTTGCCGAGTGTGCAATTATTGCTACCGATGTTGCCGAGGTCATTGGTAGTGCCATTGCATTAAATATCTTGATCAAAGTCCCACTACCCGCTGGTGTGTGCATCACTATTGTTGATGTATTGTTTGTTATGATGACATATCGTGCCGATACGTCGCTGATGCGGTTCGTGAAAATCTTTGAGTACACTATTGGTACTCTAGTTatggttgttgttatttgttttgcaattcAGTTGTCGCAAATACATGCGGatgcaaaagaaatattTCGTGGATTTGTTCCGAGTAAACAGATGTTTGACGGTAATGGTATGACTGTGGCCACTTCCATTGTTGGTGCAACAGTGATGATCCATTCACTTTTCCTTGGCTCGGGATTGGTGCAACCTAGACTTCGCGAGTTTGACGTAAAGAATGGATATGTAAAGCTCGAGGAAATCACCCTGCAAGACGTtgaagagaaggaaaaagataagACAAGTGAATGCAATGAAAGAACCACAAGTcacaatgatgatgataatgattgTGGAGACACTTCCGATGTATCTGGATTCTCGAGTTCTCCAGTGGGAGTTGCTGTCGCTGCTTCAAATATTGTAAGTGAAAAAGCATCAAACCATAAGGTTTCTACatatgaaaaagaagcaagCTATTTCTACAACGAGTACAAGCCATCGTACCAGTCTATCAAATACTCCCTCAAGTACTCCATTATTGAACTTACGATTACGTTGTTCACCATTGCGCTCTTTGTCAATGCGGCTATATTGATTGTTGCCGGTGCAACATTATATGGCACGCAAGAGGCAATGGATGCAGATCTATACACAATTCATGATCTCATTTCAAAGTCTATTGCTCCGGCAATGGGTACAATCTTTATGGTTGCACTTTTATTCAGTGGTCAGAGTGCAGGTATTGTATGCACCATTGCAGGACAAGTTGTCAGTGAAGGACATATCAATTGGACTTTGAGACCATGGTTAAGAAGATTGATCACTAGGGGCATCTCTATCGTCCCTTGCTTGATCATAAGCTTATGTATTGGAAGAAATGGAATGGGTATTGCGCTAAACATCTCACAAGTTATCATATCAATCTTGTTACCACCATTAACAGCCCCATTAATCTATTTCACTTGCTCCAAAAAAATCATGCGTGTGAAGTTGGGCAGTAGTGATCAAGATGAAAGTGGCGTGGAAGTAagcgatgacgatgataaTATAGAAGGAGGAGGGGAGGACCACAACAATGATGCAAGATATAAAATTATGACCAATAATTGGATAACCTCTATCATTGCTGTTGTCATTTGGATCTTTGTGTCAGTGTTGAACGTGTATGCAATCTACGAAATGGCCAAGAATGGTGTGTCTGGATAA